ATTATATAAATGCGCATAAGCACACACACGAGCCGTCGAACTGCATCGCAGGAGCACTCCCAGTGAGTACACGACTGTGTTTATATCTTCAGAGCGCAGTAACGCAGAAACCGGTGGTGACGAGCGAAGCTTGCTGTAAGCGGCCTTGCGGCtcctgaagagaagaactcAACCCCTCTCACAGGCCTCGCAACCCACGGAGGGCGAGCGACAGGCACCGACATGGCGTGAAACAGCGACGGGAGCCCCTGCagagtctgcatgcgttcgcttgctcttcgcctccctctcggcCACGGCTCGCCACTGAACGGGCTGCAACGATCCTCGCTTGCCTTTCGGACGACACAGGACGTGGGGCGTAGGCAAGTGACCGGAGGCATAAATGAACCTCGGGTGGTGTGGTCCTACCAATTTTGAGCGCTTGCAGCTGAAAGAAGATCTGGTTTCCTCCAGGAGGCATTACGCGCACTTTCCACTCGTTGATAATTTCCACGGAGCTCTTCGTAATGCGAACTTTGTTGACGGCCGTCTGCCTGAGAATCGCTTCTTTGACCTGCGCACGCAAACGACAGGACCCGGCAACTCCCCGCGCAGCTTCCACACACAGAACGCGGCCGCGCTCAACCGACCAGCCTCGTGGCTCTGACACACCGGCGGAACCCGCGAGCAGTGGCGGGGTTGGTGCTCTGTGGAGGCGGGAGGACGCTCCACGCCACTCTCATAGTTGGGCAACAAAAGGCCAGACTGCATATCTCACGGATGTCGCGGGTCCATTCGCAGCGACGCTGGAATGCTGGAGCCGCCCCCCACGGGGCTCGGTCGCCCGCCAGAACCCGAAAGCTGAACATCCGGAGAGAGCGTCGCACGAACTCGACAGCCACTGCCCAGTGCTTGACGTGTCTCGTACGACCGGACAAACGCGTGGCTACCCCTCTGCGTTCGAGCTCGTAACGAGGTCCGCACGACCGACGAAGTGTGCGCCGTGCGGGAACAGAGCCGCGTGGTCGCGTGACGGTTCGACGGCCAACGCACACCCACGAACGCGTCACCAGGATACCCACCAGTGTAGAGGTGGCGTCGTCCTCTCACTGGTATCGTGACTGATTCTCAGCTGAGCGTGAAGCAAGCTCTCCGCATTATTCACACTCTCCGCGCGGGATGCCATCTGTACCTACACATTACCTATGCATctgcacgcatatatatatatatatatatgtattcgACTAATCGCATACCGAGTGTGGCTAGGATTCCGATTTTATGCAGGGACGTTTCCTAGACCtctcgagacgcgaggagggTGCCTGTTTTTCCTGTCGGCAGCTTCGCGCTCGCAGCTCAGGCTCTGCTCTTACTGTGTTTGCGTTGATGTCGAGGAAGAGTTTCCGAATTGTGTGCTGGTCGAGCTTGACGACTAGCCACGCACCGTCGGGCGCATACACCTCTTTGATGTACGAGCAGCACTCCGACAGCAGCGTCTTCTCGATCCGATTCTTCACCATCACCGCATAATTGTAGTCTTCGTCGTTAACGAGCGGCACTACGATAATAGGAGTCTGAATCTTCTGTGCTGCGTTAATGATTTCCTTGATCCGGGGGACCCCGAGCGTCACGTTCATGGACGCCACGCCTGAGACACGACGCACACGAGAGTAAAGCAGCAGCCGGTGCACCGCGAAAcaggctgcatgcagacatgTAGGCCACCTTGGATGCGCACCCCCTATACACGCACGTACACGCAGCTTTGCCTTGTGCGGAGCCACGTTGGGGCCCGGTGCTCGCGTGGAGACGGGGGTTCTCTGCTTCCATTGCgttgcgtgtctccgcgtggCTTGCAACCTGCAGTGAGATAGGCGATCCCCCACAAGCACGCACCTGCACACCTACACGTATATATCTATAAATCGAGATACGATTGCCTACATATTTTATTACAGGGACATAGGAACACACCCACACATCAGCGAGGCTGTCCCCAGATCCCGAAAACGCGTCAGCGGCGGACAGACGAGGGCCGACGGTGGGGGCCCGTACAggcctgtgcatgcgtatCTGGAGACGTGGACGCACGGTTCACGTTcgcggagtctctctccgtcaACTCTGCGTTTTGTTCCCTCGGGTCGAGAGGTGTGCGTGTGTCGTCTCTGTACCGGCGTTGCTTCTGGTGCGGAAGAGTGTGTCCCCTCCGACGTTCCGGCTGTATGGGTCTGGGGTCTCGTCGAGAGTTTCGTGTCTGGTGTTCCCTTCCGCCATCGCGTCCGCTAGCTCTGCCAAACCTTCGCTCGGGTGGCGGTTCGGCTTTGCAGTCGACCCGCGCCTTCTTACCTGCAAAGTGGAAAGTCTTGAGCGTCATCTGCGTGCCTGGTTCGCCAATCGACTGGGCCCCCATCGCTCCGACAGCCTCGCCAGCCTCACTGATCGCCTTGACGTATTTCCGCCAGCTGCATCGCAGGAATTCGAGGATGTGTCTCACCGTCACCCACTGGTGTTTGCTGAATTTCCATTTCCTGTCGGGGAGACAAAGGGCGGTGTCCCCACTCGCGTTCCTCGGTCCAGGGTGAGATGTCGCATGCGCGTTCCCGCGAGCTGGCTCTCGGCAGGTTCGAGCACCCGGCAGAAGCTGTCCGCCttgagagacgccgcgctcTGGCCCTTCGCTGCCGGCGACGAATCGacctcctgcctcgccctcggttTTCACGGGGAGCGCGTGCTGaccgccctcgccttcgggCACAATCCACTGCCGGCGTTCGATGCCGAAGCCTAGGTGTCTCCAACCAGCCAGCAGGCTCTCGTAGCTGTCTTCTGTCAGCCCCGGTTTCTCTCGGTCCCCTTCGCGATACTCTGCAACGTCTCCCGCTTTCCGCTCTAGCCAGGCCCAGAGCTCATCCTGGAAAAGCCGCACGCGCTCCGTGCCGCTCTGGTgcgtcggcgcctcctcgagGGCCACCTTTTGGTGCTCACACAGCGGGAGCGGCACCAGCTCGGCCGTATGGGTGAGGAGGTACGAACTCCACTTTAGAATTTCAAaggggagaagcggcgcgtGCTGCTCCCGGATCGGCAACCACTCGTACACCGCGACGTGCGCCAGCAAATTCCCGCGAACCTGAGAAACGCAGAATCGGACGCGGCCAGGCAACAGTGAGGAGCGCAGGAAGGAGTCCACCCCCGGCAACGCACGCTTCACCAAAGTgtgagggagaggaagggacagaCACGGGGTCTCCAGACCGGAACGACAGAAGTCCGGTACGAAGCCTGAAACGCAGAATCAGAGAGCGGCGCTCCGGCGAAAACAGCGACACCGGAAAGCGATGGAGGCGTTGAAGACGCAACAACGTGTGAGCAACAGGGAGGTCAGGCGGAGTGTCGTCCGGCAacagcgaggggagagatCCACGGCGCTGAGTCGAAACTGGGTGAGCAGGGAACCAAGAGGACGCCACGATGCTTTCCCGTGTGCCTTTTGGATTTTGAGCGCTTCCCGAAAtcgggtgtctctccgcttctgtcCTCTGTCTGgggcgtttcctctcccgaGTCCGCTCTCCGTTGGTACCTTTCTCGCGACTTGCTCAGACCCCGCTCCGTGTCTCGCGGGCTGTCTCACCTGCTGACAGAACCGACTGGTCGCAGCATTCCCACCCGCCCCCGTCTGCAGGAGGATCGCCAGTTTCTGTCGGTACGACCTCGGCAACTTCATAAGTTTGGCCCAgtcctcgcgcgcgcgcttctctttcccgcggCCTCCCTCAGAGGCTCcgaggcgcgaaaaaaactCGTAGATGGCTCTCGGAGGCTCGACCTTGCCGCTGGCCTGTCGCTGCGAGGCTTCCACGAGTCGCAGGTCCATCTTCTCGTAGCGCTGGAGAAGCGTGGCTaacgcctcgtcgctctctggagGAAGAATCCTGTCGCGGGCGCTGCTTGGCCACGAAGGCGGCGCaagcggaaacgaggagcCCACCGAAGACGCAGGTGGGAGGAGATGGAGCGGTTTGAtgtgaagaagcgaagaaatgTGTTGAAAGACTTTGTCGAGGCACATGGACTGGTTTTTATCCTCCATCATCGCTGGGTTCAGTCCGTCATCTCCATACACGAACTGGACAATCTGGCCGTCGCTGGTCCGAACCGAATTGTCGTAGCGAATCGAGAGGTCTTCCAGAGCCTGCAGGACTCGACAGGAAATCAGGGGAAGGACGAAGATGGTCGGCAGAGCCTCTCGCGGTCGACCAGCCTCCAGATTGGCAAgcaagggaaaacgcgcaccAGCGTTGCCTTGCACGGCCGCTCGTCGGAACCAgtgtgaagagaaaagggacacgGACACGACGGACGCCAAACCACTGCCGGAGACGCTGACTCACGAGGAGGAAATGAAACTACGGTGTGAACAGCACTCCCCCACAAAACGACGGACAGTGTGGCCAGAAGGCATGCAGGCCCCAGCGGCCtgaggcgccgccgctggTGCACGAgtgtcttcgtttttctgtggcTCTTTCTAAGCTTTGGGCGTCCCTAGGTCGGGCCTCTGTCCCCCGCAGCGCGTACCTTCATCAACCGCCTCTGCATGTACCCTGTTTCCGCAGTCTTCACGGCAGTGTCGACTAGACCCTCGCGTCCGGACATCGTGTGGAAGAAGAATTCGTCGGGTTGGAGTCCCGAGTAGAACGAGTTGGCGACGAAGCCGCGCGACTTTGCATCTCTGCAGTTTAGAGGGAAGTGCGGGAGCGTTCGCGACACAAAGCCGTTCTGAATTCGCTGGCCGCTGACGTTCTGCTGACCCACACAGGCAATCATTTGCGCGATGTTGATCAGCGCGCCCTTCGCCCCCGAATTGAACATAATGAGGGGTTTGTTGAGCGGATGGAGAACGCGGTTGCAGGCCTTGCCAGCTTCGTTTCGCAGGTCATCCAAAATGGACTTGACACGGACTTCGAGCGTCTGCTCCAGCGTGCATCCAGGGTGAGGCTGGAGAGCGCCTTTCTTGTACATCTGGATCTCCTGAGCCACGAGGTTGTAGCCGTGGTTCAAAatgtctttcttcgccgcgagAAGCGTCGGGCTTGGTGTCACGTCGTCGATCCCAATGGTCATGCCACGGTTCGCGAACCACCGCGCGGAGAGCTTGGCGATGCGGGTCATGCACGCAGCTGCTTGCGCGGGCGAGTTGTCGCGAATCAGGTGGAAAAACAGCCCGAACTTTGCGTCCTGAGAAGCAGCCGCACACGCCGCACAGCCACGTGAAGATCCAcacagacgaggaacgcAAGTCGCCAGGCACACACCAACGAGGCGACCCTGGCGCCGGAGCGGGCTGCGCGGTCCCCCTCggcgcgcctctgtcgctctcggcttTTCCGGCGCGGTGGCCCCAGCTTCCCAGGGCTCTGCCGCAATTTCGGGTGACAAATGGACGGGTCCAAACGGTCTCCCGCCGTCTCGAATGTGGTATTTTCTAGCGTCTTGAGCGTAGTTCAGAGGACGATACCGTCCAGTCCCGGAGGGGTGTGAGTTCGTATTTCTGTCACCAATCTGCCCCTGACAGCGAATTTTAGGTATTCCACGAAATCGATTTGCACTCCGAACCTGGAGCGTATACACCGCAGTGCACAACGCATACGGTCCCAGACGTGCCGCGCCATCCGTTTCTTTGTCTTGTCCGCATCTAGGCCCAGgctgtgtgcgtgtgtgtgtgtctgcacTCGAACGTGCTCGGCGTTGGAAGGTCGCCGGCGCGCGCCCCACGGACTTACTCCGAGGACTTTCTTTCCGATACACCCGGCGAGGAGCTCGGAGTGGCGGAAGATGACGTAGGCGTCGCTGGGGCACATGAACGGCGACTCGCCGGGGGGGATGCGCGCCGCAGCGAATTCCCGCTCCTTCAGTTGGAAGTTCACCATCACGAAGCTGTTCCCGTTcgggcggagaagaacgccgaTCACTTGCTTGCCAGTCCACAGTTCGACTGGCTTGAGGACGGTCGGCGGCGGCAGATCCACTTGGCTCAGGCCGTCGGTGAAGTACGAGCAGATGAGGCAGAATTGGTCGCGCGTGAGGAAGACGTCCTTGTGCGTCAGCATGTacgaggaggagaggaagtcCTGCGTGGCTGCAATCAGGGGTTCGCCGTTCTTCGGCGTCACGAGGTTGTTGACGACTCCCATGAGGTACAGCGCCTCCGCGCGGGCTTCGTGCGTCTGCGGCAGATGCAGATTCATTTCGTCGCCGTCAAAGTCGGCGTTGTACGGCGAGCAGACGCACTCGTTGAACCGGAAGGTGCGCCAAGGCATCACGCGCGCGCGGTGCGCCATGATGCTCATTCTGTGCAGCGACGGCTGCCGATTGAAGAGGACCACGTCGCCGTTGCACAGGTGGCGCTCGACAACGTCGCCGATCTGCAGATTCTCGGCGACGTGCCGGCGATTCGCGTAGCGCAAACTGCACTTGCTCCCGTCCGCCTTGTTCACGTAGCACGCGCCGGGCCAGTCGCTGCATCCCTTGAGCACGGCGGCGCGGAGCACTTCGATGTTGACGCGGTTCACGCGCTCGGGAAAGGTAAGCCGCTTCGCAACCCACTCGGGCACTACCACCTCGTACACGTTCGCGTTCGGGTCCGGCGAGATCACCGTGCGCCCCGAGAAGTCCACGCGCTTCCCCGACAGGTTGCCGCGGAAACGGCCCTCTTTGCCCTTCAGCCGCTGGCAGATCCCCCGTCCCGGTTTGCTGATGTTCTTCGACGCGAGCAGCTGGGAGACTGCAGGCGCGTCCGCGTTGATCAGCCGCGTGCACTGGAGCTGCAGGAACTCCCAGATGCCCAGGAACTGGTTCGTGTGGAAACCCGCCTGGACGTGGCTGAGGAGGACATTGTTCAGCTCTGCAATGTCCGACAGCACGCAGGTCAAGTCGTCCTCCGTCGTGCCTTGCTCGCCGATCGTCACGGACGGCCGGATGCAGCTCGGCGGCACGAGAAGCCTCGACAGGAGCAGTTTCTCCGGCGACACAATGTCGAGGATCTCGCACTCGCTGGGCCGAATCCGCTCCAGGAGATTCTTCACGTACAGCGGATCGAGGTCGTCCTCGACGGTCAGGGCGCGGCCCTCCTTGAACTTCACCACGTGCCGAATCTTCATGAACTGGTCCAGACTTGGCTTCACCACGCGCTTCAAAACACCCTGCGGCGCCCCGCACTCAAAGCACTTGGACACCTTCTTGCAGGCCTCCACGGTGCGCTTGAACAGAAGGCGCTTGACGATCGGATCCGACTGGTGGCGGCGAATCCGCGACAGCaacttctctttctgctccggCGGCTGC
The sequence above is a segment of the Neospora caninum Liverpool complete genome, chromosome IX genome. Coding sequences within it:
- a CDS encoding putative DNA-directed RNA polymerase III largest subunit, with translation MAADDGDPGEKDRRNDAGGKAEKAGNSRRPQDAPLPAEPDEHFPDVTMTDYSSSSSSSSSSSSSSSSSSSSSSSSSSSSSLSSSSSSSYSSSSSSSSSTPSSSPSGSLTAAHLLHNAPLRQSFLRKEMVDGKSGALMSVDAVQFDVLSGEEISRYSEVEIQNREIYVNMTSTPHPYGVLDLRLGPNKSDSRCQTCGHTLLQCTGHWGYMDLQAPVYHVGYFKYVLQILYCICKTCAALLQPPEQKEKLLSRIRRHQSDPIVKRLLFKRTVEACKKVSKCFECGAPQGVLKRVVKPSLDQFMKIRHVVKFKEGRALTVEDDLDPLYVKNLLERIRPSECEILDIVSPEKLLLSRLLVPPSCIRPSVTIGEQGTTEDDLTCVLSDIAELNNVLLSHVQAGFHTNQFLGIWEFLQLQCTRLINADAPAVSQLLASKNISKPGRGICQRLKGKEGRFRGNLSGKRVDFSGRTVISPDPNANVYEVVVPEWVAKRLTFPERVNRVNIEVLRAAVLKGCSDWPGACYVNKADGSKCSLRYANRRHVAENLQIGDVVERHLCNGDVVLFNRQPSLHRMSIMAHRARVMPWRTFRFNECVCSPYNADFDGDEMNLHLPQTHEARAEALYLMGVVNNLVTPKNGEPLIAATQDFLSSSYMLTHKDVFLTRDQFCLICSYFTDGLSQVDLPPPTVLKPVELWTGKQVIGVLLRPNGNSFVMVNFQLKEREFAAARIPPGESPFMCPSDAYVIFRHSELLAGCIGKKVLGDAKFGLFFHLIRDNSPAQAAACMTRIAKLSARWFANRGMTIGIDDVTPSPTLLAAKKDILNHGYNLVAQEIQMYKKGALQPHPGCTLEQTLEVRVKSILDDLRNEAGKACNRVLHPLNKPLIMFNSGAKGALINIAQMIACVGQQNVSGQRIQNGFVSRTLPHFPLNCRDAKSRGFVANSFYSGLQPDEFFFHTMSGREGLVDTAVKTAETGYMQRRLMKALEDLSIRYDNSVRTSDGQIVQFVYGDDGLNPAMMEDKNQSMCLDKVFQHISSLLHIKPLHLLPPASSVGSSFPLAPPSWPSSARDRILPPESDEALATLLQRYEKMDLRLVEASQRQASGKVEPPRAIYEFFSRLGASEGGRGKEKRAREDWAKLMKLPRSYRQKLAILLQTGAGGNAATSRFCQQVRGNLLAHVAVYEWLPIREQHAPLLPFEILKWSSYLLTHTAELVPLPLCEHQKVALEEAPTHQSGTERVRLFQDELWAWLERKAGDVAEYREGDREKPGLTEDSYESLLAGWRHLGFGIERRQWIVPEGEGGQHALPVKTEGEAGGRFVAGSEGPERGVSQGGQLLPGARTCREPARGNAHATSHPGPRNASGDTALCLPDRKWKFSKHQWVTVRHILEFLRCSWRKYVKAISEAGEAVGAMGAQSIGEPGTQMTLKTFHFAGVASMNVTLGVPRIKEIINAAQKIQTPIIVVPLVNDEDYNYAVMVKNRIEKTLLSECCSYIKEVYAPDGAWLVVKLDQHTIRKLFLDINANTVKEAILRQTAVNKVRITKSSVEIINEWKVRVMPPGGNQIFFQLQALKIGLLNIVLCGHKDVKRGVIKCEHVEQPDKTKKTVYGLAVEGYGLRDVMGTQGVKALQATSNHVMEVAQILGIEAARAVIISEIRKCMDAYSMDIDCRHMTLLGDVMTFRGEVLGINRFGIQKMRASTLMLASFEETNEHLFEAAVHHRADPVKGVSECIIMGKQVSLGTGSFDLLLSQSGAPLTSDYSGVLSTFGLQEKHAV